The DNA segment TTACTCCAGCGGCAGAAAGTTCTAAAATTTCGACTTCAAGTGGGAAGTCATTTTGAAGGGTATCAGAACTTAAAAGTCCAAGAATGCGGTCAAGCTTCTGGTCCATTTGAGCAAAAAAATGAGTCAGTTCTTCCGGTAGTTTGCTGTTACGAAAAACTTCATCGTAAGGTGACTCCTCACCAACTGCATCTCCCGTGAATTTTTGAGGAGAGGAAAGGTCTTGCATGACTCGTGCGTACCCTTTCAGTCTGACTGGAACACGTGAAAATGTTCTTTTCTCTTCACTCATAAGAGCCCCCGGAGCTTATTTGTTGTCATCCAGGTCGAGGGTCATTGCCTTTACCGGACAGACACGAGTACACATTCCACAGGCAGAACATTTCTCAACATCAAATAGAATTGTTCTATCACTCGCCTCAAGGATGAGGGCATCTGTTGGGCACATCGCAGTGCAGATACCACAATGGATACATGACTCTTCATTGCGAAAGATTTTGTGAGCAACAGGGGTTATTCTGACCCCATTCTCTTTCAGATATCCAATACCTTTATGAAAATCTTCTTCCAGGCCAGTCAACTCCAGTGTCATAGTTCCTTCATGTCGAGGGCTGATATCTGCTTTCAGAAGGTTAAAACTAAGATCAAAGAGACGAGTCAGATTGCAAACAACAGGACGGCCAGAGACTTCTGGTGGAAATGAGAGATAAACTATTTTTCTAAAACCTTTGACAACTTCTTTCATTGGACACCTTGATTGAATAAGTATTGCATAGCAGGGCAAAGCATCGCAAGCTCCACCGATTATTTTGTTTTGTCTAAGAAGCGCTTGGCTTGGGTTGCTTCAACTGATTGAGGGAATTTATCGATTATTTCTTCCATACGCATTTTTGCCAATTCAGGTTTCCCTAAGTAGCTCCAGGAATAGCCTGCTTTGAGTAAAGCCGATTTGTATTTTGAACTTTTCTTGTGTTTTTCAATGACATCTTCAAAGAGGATCGCAGCCCGAGCATAATCCTTAAGTTTATAATAGCATTGTCCCTGCCAAAAAGTAGCACTGGCAGAAAATGCATGCCCTTGAAAAGTATCTGTGAATTCAGCCCAATATGAACGGGCTTTTTCAAAAAGTCCTTCTTTGTAGAGAGCATAAGCTTTATCATAAAGGGCTTTTGCCGGATCATTCTCTTCTTGTTCTTTTTGAACCGGTGGCTGTGATTCATGAATTGATTTTTGTGGCTGCATAGTCGCATTGGAGCTTTGAGGTTCCGCCTCTGTAACATGAGGGGCTAATTTTGTGGAACGCTCTTCTCTGACTTTTGAAAGGTCAACTTGGAGTTGATTTTCAAGAATAAACTCAATTTCATTCAGTTGTTTATTGAGAGAGGTAAGGCTGACTGATGAGTCTGAAGCTCCTATTTGGCGATCCATACGAATGTTGAGGGTATCAAGGTCACCTCTGATGCGGGCTATGTCGCTTCGAAGGGATTGCATTTCTGCCCACATATCTGCAGTTTTTTGCCTCACAGGTGTCTGTGATTTTTCAATATCTTCTTTGAGCAGTTGTTTTGATTCTTGGAGTTCGGCTTCAAGCTGTTTGATTCTGTTAAGATCCTGCCGTCGTTCGATTTGGAGTGTTTCAACATCTGTTTTTGAAACACACCCTGTGAATAGAACTAACAGGAAGATCGCTATAGCAACTGAAGAGTATTGATACGATTTGATCATGTTCTTTTTCTCCCCCTTTTTCTTCCAAGTGAAAGGTACGCCAGAGAACCAAGGATTGGAACAAAAATACAGATTTGAATCCAAAGAACTTTTTCATTCGTTGATTCAAAGTCTCGTTTCCATGCATCAAGTATGGTCCATACTGTAAAAGAAAAACAGAGAAGGACTGCTGTAGCTATGGAGATCAATTGGTTTGAAGTCAAAGCTGAGTAGTCTGGGAACATCGGAAAACTCCTACGCACAAAAGGGGATCTACTGCGATGTCCCTTTGCGTTTGTTGTAAAACATTGAGAGAAGTATGCAACCTGCACCGAGAGTCAGTGCGCAATCTGCAATATTAAAAGCGGGCCAATGATGAGTGCCCAAATAGAAATCCAGAAAATCGACAACGACTCCGAGATGAATCCTGTCAATCAGATTCCCCACAGCTCCTCCAGTAATAAGCCCAAGACCGCTGACCATCCATTTATCAGATGGTTCAGTAGTCTTGAGCATAAATCCGATGAAGCCAAGGGCAATAAAAGTAACAACAATAAACAAAGGGCGTTGCCAACTGATCGTGTCACTATCAAGGAATCCCCAAGCGGCCCCTCTATTGAGGACATGAACCAAATTGAAGAATTCCGGTATAATGGTTTTTCCAGTCCATACTTCCATGGCAGAGGAAATCCATAATTTGGTTGCTTGATCAAGTATGATCACAGCTATGGCCCAAAAGGAAGCAAGCTTGTAGCGGTGCATGAAAAACCTTAGGCGACTGTTTTAAGAACCTGAGAACAGCGTGGACATGCGTCCGGAAAGCTGGGATCTGTGCCCAACTCTTCTGTTATGCGCCAGCAGCGTTCGCATTTGCCTCCAGGTGCGGCTTCAACGGAAACTTTCAGTTCTGGCACCTCTTCATCTTCGTACGCATCGGTTGGGGCATCCTCAAGATGTGCCATTATTACTTTTGAGACAATGAAGAATTCTTGTTCATCCAGAGTTTCTGAATAAATAAGTCTATGGATATCTTCAGATGCGTAAAGAGTAACCTGAGCATCAAGAGATTTACCAACAACGCCGTTTTTGCGATTAGGTTCGATTGCCTTGTTTACCACGCTACGGATCATTGTCAGCTTTTCCCAGTCTGCAAGCTCCGACTCTTTGAGATCGACAGAGTCGGGGGAATATCTGAGAGCG comes from the Pseudodesulfovibrio piezophilus C1TLV30 genome and includes:
- a CDS encoding tetratricopeptide repeat protein; amino-acid sequence: MIKSYQYSSVAIAIFLLVLFTGCVSKTDVETLQIERRQDLNRIKQLEAELQESKQLLKEDIEKSQTPVRQKTADMWAEMQSLRSDIARIRGDLDTLNIRMDRQIGASDSSVSLTSLNKQLNEIEFILENQLQVDLSKVREERSTKLAPHVTEAEPQSSNATMQPQKSIHESQPPVQKEQEENDPAKALYDKAYALYKEGLFEKARSYWAEFTDTFQGHAFSASATFWQGQCYYKLKDYARAAILFEDVIEKHKKSSKYKSALLKAGYSWSYLGKPELAKMRMEEIIDKFPQSVEATQAKRFLDKTK
- a CDS encoding NIL domain-containing protein; the protein is MKEVVKGFRKIVYLSFPPEVSGRPVVCNLTRLFDLSFNLLKADISPRHEGTMTLELTGLEEDFHKGIGYLKENGVRITPVAHKIFRNEESCIHCGICTAMCPTDALILEASDRTILFDVEKCSACGMCTRVCPVKAMTLDLDDNK
- the lspA gene encoding signal peptidase II, with product MHRYKLASFWAIAVIILDQATKLWISSAMEVWTGKTIIPEFFNLVHVLNRGAAWGFLDSDTISWQRPLFIVVTFIALGFIGFMLKTTEPSDKWMVSGLGLITGGAVGNLIDRIHLGVVVDFLDFYLGTHHWPAFNIADCALTLGAGCILLSMFYNKRKGTSQ
- a CDS encoding PLD nuclease N-terminal domain-containing protein, with amino-acid sequence MFPDYSALTSNQLISIATAVLLCFSFTVWTILDAWKRDFESTNEKVLWIQICIFVPILGSLAYLSLGRKRGRKRT
- a CDS encoding PilZ domain-containing protein, which codes for MSEEKRTFSRVPVRLKGYARVMQDLSSPQKFTGDAVGEESPYDEVFRNSKLPEELTHFFAQMDQKLDRILGLLSSDTLQNDFPLEVEILELSAAGVKFRTIDTIDPEDALEIVLFLSQIPMRMVSSKGRILGIEDDTKLYRFEFVETRGSDMEAIVQFVFQQQREQIRNSKM